The proteins below come from a single Tissierella sp. MB52-C2 genomic window:
- a CDS encoding TetR/AcrR family transcriptional regulator, translating into MSRNKYPEQTIEKILSVSERLFTEKGFDKTSIQDIINELQMSKGAIYHHFRSKEEILDAITKKQFSYSNQMLKKLIKNTKANNSREKLVRILEATMSDEEAHSLDNVLMGQIKNPQFVVLGIKTGINSDAPILSEIIQEGIEDGSINTEFPNECAEIFMLLVNIWINPILFNRNISETLSRLKFLQMLMKQLGVDIVSDKLIKQILKRHSYIMEDKNE; encoded by the coding sequence ATGTCGAGAAATAAATATCCAGAACAAACAATCGAAAAAATATTATCTGTTTCAGAAAGACTATTTACTGAAAAAGGATTTGATAAAACAAGCATACAGGATATTATTAATGAACTACAAATGTCGAAAGGCGCAATTTATCATCATTTTAGATCCAAAGAAGAAATTTTAGATGCTATAACTAAAAAGCAATTTAGTTATTCAAATCAGATGTTAAAAAAATTAATAAAGAATACAAAAGCGAATAACAGCAGAGAAAAACTTGTACGTATACTAGAAGCTACTATGTCTGATGAAGAAGCGCATTCTCTTGATAATGTACTAATGGGTCAAATAAAAAATCCACAATTTGTAGTTTTGGGCATTAAAACAGGTATTAACAGTGATGCCCCCATTTTAAGTGAAATAATACAAGAAGGAATAGAGGATGGTTCTATTAATACGGAGTTTCCAAATGAATGTGCTGAGATATTCATGTTACTTGTTAATATTTGGATAAATCCAATTTTATTTAATCGTAATATTTCTGAAACATTAAGTAGGCTAAAGTTCTTACAAATGTTAATGAAACAACTTGGAGTTGATATTGTAAGTGATAAGCTCATTAAACAAATTTTAAAAAGACATTCATATATCATGGAGGATAAAAATGAATAA